AAGAAGCATCTATAACAAACTCGTAGAATGGAAGAACAAGAAAGACCATAAACCTCTGATTCTCAACGGAGCGAGACAAGTAGGCAAGACCTATATCCTGCAAGAATTTGGAAAAAGAGAATATAAAAAACTTGCATTCTTCAGTCTCGACAGAAATCAGAAGGCAGCAGAAGTGTTTGAAAAAGGCGGCACAACAGCTGATATACTGATGGCACTCTCCGCCATCAGCCAGGTAGATATTACCCCCAACGATACACTTATGGTACTCGATGAGATACAAGATTGTCCTAAAGCATTAGAAACTTTAAAGTTCTTTTGCGAGGATGCTCCTGATATTCATATCATCGTGGCAGGATCCCTGCTGGGAATATCACTCCATAGCGGGGTATCATATCCAGTAGGAAAAGTAGAAGAGCTGCGCCTCTATCCGATGAACTTCATCGAATTCCTCGATGCCATGGGAAAAGAGAAAATGGCAAGCATCCTGAAAGAAGGAAATTGGAACGTCATCAATTTACTGGAAACAGAATTGATCAGCCTGCTGCGACAATATTATTATGTAGGAGGAATGCCAGCCGCCGTACTCGCCCATGTAGAGCAGAAGGGACTACAGGAAGTCCGTTCCATCCAAAAGCAGATTATACAAGACTATCGCCGAGATTTCTCGAAGCACGCACCAGATAGAGAAGTGCCTCGCATTAATATGGTGTGGGACAGTATCCCTGCCCAACTTGCCAAAGAGAACAAGAAGTTCATCTATGGAGCCGTGAAGAAAAGTGCCAGAGCCGCAGATTTCGAACTGGCCATCCAATGGCTGATAGATGCAGGACTGGCATATAAGGTTCAGAGAGTCAATACCCCACGCCTCCCTTTCAAATTCTATGAAGACCTGAACGCCTTCAAACTCTTCATGCTCGATGTGGGACTGATGGGAGCGATGGCAGAGACTTCAGCAGAATCGATGCTGGTGGGCGATGGCATTTTCTCTGAATATAAAGGTGCCTTTACAGAACTATATGTCTTCACCCAGCTGAAAAGCCAGGATATTCCATTATACTATCATGCTGTGGATAACTCCACAATAGAGATTGATTTCCTGACCCAATGGCACGACAGGGTTATACCGATAGAAGTAAAGGCAGAGGTGAACGTTAAGGCGAAATCTCTCAGAACATTCATCACCAACAATCCGCAACTGAAGGGACTTCGCTACTCCATGCTTCCCTATAAGGATCAAGACTGGATGATCAACGTTCCGCTCTATGCCTGCCTGACACCATTTGACAAATCATTCTGATGCCTTTTAATAAAAGCTTCGATTCTGACATTTCCGTCAGAATCGAAGTGAAAGCCAATCATCGAACTTCGCGTTCTGGAAGGTATGGATGCATCACAGAATGCTTCGGTGGTAATCATTCCGACACCCAGTTTACTCATCAGCTTCATCCCCTCACTCTGAGGATTCGGATTCGCCAGTTCTCCCATACCTATCGCCTTGAAAGCCCCGATGCATCCTTCCGGATTGAGCTTCACCAGGACATTACCTAAATCGAATATGATATTCTTGTATTGCATAATCTATACCTTATTTTAAATTTCACTTTTAATCTTTAATCAGATACTTACTGCAAAAGTACTGTAAATTTCAAACTTAACAAACCTTTATGGGAAGTAATTCCGGGAATATAACATTTATTAGTAAAAGAAAAGAATATGACTGCAACTACTTTTACCTTCTGATAAGCCGCATTATCCGTTTGAGCTGCCTGAGGGATGGGTGTGGTGTAAGTTGGAAGATATAACTTCTGTTATTGGGGATGGTTTGCATGGAACACCACAATATAATCCTAATGGAGCATACTATTTTGTAAATGGAAATAATTTGTCTAACCGCCAAATCATCATAAAAAATAATACAAAAAGAGTTTCAGAAGAGGAGTACATAAAATATAAGAAACCTTTGAATGAACATACAATATTGGTTTCAATAAACGGTACTATAGGAAATATTGGTACATATAGTAATGAACAAATAATATTGGGTAAGAGTGCTTGCTATTTTAATATAACACCTTTCTTGGTCAAGGAATATATGTGTTATGTTATCGAGTCTAACTATTTTCAAAAATATGCTTTGTTGTCTGCAACAGGCAGCACAATCAAAAATGTGCCATTGAAAGCCATCAATGAGTTTTATGTACCTATTCCACCTGTTTCTGAACAAAAACGCATTGTTTCAGAGATCGACTATTTACTTGCTTTCATAAATAAAGTAGAGGAAGGAAGAGAAAATTTACAAAGCATAGTCCAATCTGCCAAATCCAAAATCCTTGACCTCGCCATTCATGGTAAACTTGTACCGCAAGACCCGAATGAGGAGCCTGCCAGCGAACTGCTCAAACGCATCAATCCAAAGGCAGAAATCACTTGTGATACCCCCCAATATGGCAAGCTGCTGAAGGGATGGTGTGAAACGACATTGAAATCGTTGGCAAAAGAAGTATTTGCAGGAGGAGACAAGCCAACAGAATTTACCAAGGAAAAAACGAATGGAAACATCATTCCCATATATTCCAATGGTGTTGAAAAAGACGGATTGTATGGATATACAAATGTCGCAAGGGTAATAGAACCATGTTTGACTGTGTCGGCAAGAGGAACAATAGGTTTTACATGTATAAGGAATATTCCATTTGTACCGATTGTGAGACTTATAACAATAGTTCCGAACCCGGCGTTTGACTTAAAATATATGAAATTTTGTTTGGATTGCCTACTAATATGGTCAGAGGGGTCAAGTATACCACAATTGACGGTTCCAACAATAAAAAAAATGCAACTGCCATTGCCGCCATTACAAGAACAACATCGCATTGTTGCAAAGATTGAAGAGCTATTCAATCAGCTTAACAAGATAGAAGAGAGTGTATTATAAGTCTATAACGCACCCTTTTTTAGTTTTTCAAGAACACAAGTCCGCTAGGCGTCCCGCCGGATTTGCAATCCGCAGCAAAGGAAGATAGAAGCCTCATAATAACTACCATATTTAGCCATCGCAAGCTATATTCTTGCGGTGGCTAAATGATATAGATACGATTACCAAGTAACAACCTTGTCCACAATCTTCTGCTGTTCGCTTGCTGTGCGTCGCAGATAAATGCGTGTTGTTTCGATGCTCTCATGTCCCATGAGGTCGGCAAGGAGGGCGATGTCGTTGAAACGGTCAAGGAAGTTCTTGGCGAAACGGTGACGGAAGGAGTGTGGATAAACCACATTACGGTTAAGACCGTACTTTTCGGCAAAGTACTTCAGTTGGATAGCTATGCCACGAGTGGAAAGGCGGTTGCCTAAACGATTGGTGAACAGATAGCCAGAGGTGATGTTTTGTTCTGTTAGCCATCTTTGGGCTTCGGTGCATAGCTTCTTCGGAATGTAAAGGCGGCGCATCTTGCCTCCTTTGCTGTACAAGTCAAGATAGCCAACCGCTACATGCTCAGCTTTGATTTGAAGCAGCTCGCTGACACGTGCACCAGTGGCAGCCATAAACCAAACGATGAAATACCATTCATCATAACCGTCAGCCTTTAACTTGGCTTTCAGGAACTTGTAATCGGCATCGCTGATGACGTTCTCCAAGAAGTTCTTTTGTTGCGCCTTTACAAACTTCATCTTTAGCTTCTCTTGTTTGCTAAACTCCAAATACTTATTCATTGCTTGCAAACGCAAGTTTACCGTCTGTGGTTTGAAGTTCTCCATAAGATAACCCTTATAAGCCAACAGATTCTTCTTGTTCACCTCCTTGTAATTATCAAGGAAATACTTCATCGTCCATAGGTACGATGTTACCGTGTTCTTTGCCAAGTTTGACTTGACCAAATACTTTTCAAATTGTGTTACCATATTGTTTTGTATTAAAATGAATGGTAACAATATAAGATGTGTGTCAAGAATGGGAAATCCCCATTGTAAGCCTTTATGCTTGCAATGAGGATTCAATCTTGTCAAGTTGAGAGAATAATTCTTCAATCTTTGCAACGATGCGGTATTGCTCGGAAAGCGGTGGCAGCATAACATTAATAGGATAGACTGTTTTGCCAGAAATTACAGGTTGTGCTGTTGAATTTGAATATTGCTGCAAATCATATTGCTGCAAAAGATAATAGAGGAATTTTGGTGTATATACGTTTCCCATTATTTTAGTAACAAAAGCATTATCTGTTACCCATATTTTATTATTTACATAATGAACAGAACCACAATAAAACCCCACACGTCCGATTATGATATTTATTCCATCTACATTGTAAGATTCATTATACCCTGTGATGCCGTTTCCTCCATAAATTGGGTATTTACCTATTCTATTGTCTCGAACTTTAATAGCATCACCTGATTTAATCACAATTGTATTTCCTAATGTCGTTTCACACCACCCCTTCGGCAGCTTGCCATATTGGGGGTTATCACAAGTGATTTCAGCCTTTGGATTGATGCGTTTGAGCAGTTCGCTGGCAGGCTCATCATTCGGGTCTTGCGGTACAAGTTTGCCGTGAATGGCGTGGTCGAGGATTTTGTTTTTCGCTTGTTGAATAGCAGTTTGCAAACCATCCTTTCCATTTTCAACAATATCAATTATAGAGAATAGTCGTTGAATCTCGTTTACTATTCGTTCCTGTTCTGCAAGAGGAGGCAAGGGAATCAAGCCATTGCAAGCATCCGTGGTACTTAGTCTTGGCATTTTTACTCCATAACCACATTGCAAGGTATAGTCAAGGAAATAAAGTGAACGAAGTACATAGCAGATGTAATTATTCGACAATATTCCATAGCTTCCAAATGCCATTATTTCTGTTGTACAGAATCCGTCATTAGGTGCAACTAATACTTTGTTTAGATATGTGCGAAGCTTTGAATAAAGGATTTGACCTTTTTGAAATTTATGGCGAGTTCCATTTATCTTACGTTCATTTTTGTTGAGATGTTGTATAATCTTGGCTGTGTCTTTTTCTATATCTTCCAATTCCAACACCCAATCAGAATTGTCAATGTCTTCTACTTGGACATTGACACTATCGCCATAATTAGTAATTTCACCAACCGTCGTCCACACCCACCCCTTCGGCAGTTCAAAGGGATAATGCGGCT
This Segatella copri DSM 18205 DNA region includes the following protein-coding sequences:
- a CDS encoding restriction endonuclease subunit S, yielding MEDITSVIGDGLHGTPQYNPNGAYYFVNGNNLSNRQIIIKNNTKRVSEEEYIKYKKPLNEHTILVSINGTIGNIGTYSNEQIILGKSACYFNITPFLVKEYMCYVIESNYFQKYALLSATGSTIKNVPLKAINEFYVPIPPVSEQKRIVSEIDYLLAFINKVEEGRENLQSIVQSAKSKILDLAIHGKLVPQDPNEEPASELLKRINPKAEITCDTPQYGKLLKGWCETTLKSLAKEVFAGGDKPTEFTKEKTNGNIIPIYSNGVEKDGLYGYTNVARVIEPCLTVSARGTIGFTCIRNIPFVPIVRLITIVPNPAFDLKYMKFCLDCLLIWSEGSSIPQLTVPTIKKMQLPLPPLQEQHRIVAKIEELFNQLNKIEESVL
- a CDS encoding restriction endonuclease subunit S encodes the protein MDTKALRQKILDLAIHGKLVPQDPNDEPASVLLERIRAEKERLIKEGKIKKGKKSAKTSDKPHYPFELPKGWVWTTVGEITNYGDSVNVQVEDIDNSDWVLELEDIEKDTAKIIQHLNKNERKINGTRHKFQKGQILYSKLRTYLNKVLVAPNDGFCTTEIMAFGSYGILSNNYICYVLRSLYFLDYTLQCGYGVKMPRLSTTDACNGLIPLPPLAEQERIVNEIQRLFSIIDIVENGKDGLQTAIQQAKNKILDHAIHGKLVPQDPNDEPASELLKRINPKAEITCDNPQYGKLPKGWCETTLGNTIVIKSGDAIKVRDNRIGKYPIYGGNGITGYNESYNVDGINIIIGRVGFYCGSVHYVNNKIWVTDNAFVTKIMGNVYTPKFLYYLLQQYDLQQYSNSTAQPVISGKTVYPINVMLPPLSEQYRIVAKIEELFSQLDKIESSLQA
- a CDS encoding ATP-binding protein, encoding MERSIYNKLVEWKNKKDHKPLILNGARQVGKTYILQEFGKREYKKLAFFSLDRNQKAAEVFEKGGTTADILMALSAISQVDITPNDTLMVLDEIQDCPKALETLKFFCEDAPDIHIIVAGSLLGISLHSGVSYPVGKVEELRLYPMNFIEFLDAMGKEKMASILKEGNWNVINLLETELISLLRQYYYVGGMPAAVLAHVEQKGLQEVRSIQKQIIQDYRRDFSKHAPDREVPRINMVWDSIPAQLAKENKKFIYGAVKKSARAADFELAIQWLIDAGLAYKVQRVNTPRLPFKFYEDLNAFKLFMLDVGLMGAMAETSAESMLVGDGIFSEYKGAFTELYVFTQLKSQDIPLYYHAVDNSTIEIDFLTQWHDRVIPIEVKAEVNVKAKSLRTFITNNPQLKGLRYSMLPYKDQDWMINVPLYACLTPFDKSF
- a CDS encoding tyrosine-type recombinase/integrase, giving the protein MVTQFEKYLVKSNLAKNTVTSYLWTMKYFLDNYKEVNKKNLLAYKGYLMENFKPQTVNLRLQAMNKYLEFSKQEKLKMKFVKAQQKNFLENVISDADYKFLKAKLKADGYDEWYFIVWFMAATGARVSELLQIKAEHVAVGYLDLYSKGGKMRRLYIPKKLCTEAQRWLTEQNITSGYLFTNRLGNRLSTRGIAIQLKYFAEKYGLNRNVVYPHSFRHRFAKNFLDRFNDIALLADLMGHESIETTRIYLRRTASEQQKIVDKVVTW